The following proteins come from a genomic window of Paenibacillus swuensis:
- a CDS encoding ABC transporter ATP-binding protein codes for MIQFKNVTKKYNDGSTALKGINLEIKEGELVTLIGPSGCGKTTTMKMINRLVEPSSGQILVDGKDISTINPVELRRSIGYVIQQIGLFPHMTIKDNVAIVPKLKGMSKQDYEQRIDELMSMVGLDPDIYRDRYPAELSGGQQQRIGVIRAMAAEPSIILMDEPFSALDPISREQLQDELIRLQEEVKKTIVFVSHDMDEALKIADRIILMKDGEIVQADTPDRILRRPKNEFVRSFIGEGRLHDSEVLHVEDVMITNPVTVFLSRGLAHGAKVMKQNRVNSLMVTDKNRVLKGIVTKEMLEEQYRNEDLSVQEIMRADIQTVPVGSGVTEAVEMMKQYGLSNMPVVNPEGQLVGLVTNSSLVDALLKQM; via the coding sequence TTGATCCAATTCAAGAATGTTACAAAAAAATATAACGACGGATCCACCGCCCTGAAGGGAATTAATCTGGAGATTAAAGAGGGAGAGCTTGTGACCCTGATCGGACCCAGCGGATGCGGGAAAACGACTACGATGAAGATGATAAACCGGCTTGTTGAACCTTCATCAGGACAAATTTTAGTGGATGGCAAGGATATTTCCACCATCAATCCGGTTGAATTGCGCCGAAGCATCGGCTATGTCATTCAACAGATCGGATTGTTTCCGCATATGACGATTAAGGACAATGTAGCGATCGTGCCCAAGCTGAAGGGTATGAGCAAGCAGGATTACGAACAACGCATTGATGAATTGATGTCGATGGTCGGATTGGATCCGGACATATACCGCGACCGCTATCCTGCGGAGTTAAGCGGGGGGCAGCAGCAACGGATCGGCGTTATCCGGGCGATGGCGGCGGAGCCGTCGATTATACTGATGGACGAGCCGTTCAGCGCGCTGGACCCGATCAGCCGTGAGCAGCTTCAGGATGAACTCATCCGGCTGCAGGAAGAAGTGAAGAAAACGATTGTGTTTGTCTCTCATGATATGGATGAGGCTCTTAAAATCGCGGACCGCATTATTCTCATGAAAGACGGTGAAATTGTTCAGGCGGATACGCCTGACCGTATTTTGCGCAGACCGAAGAATGAATTCGTTCGCTCTTTTATCGGGGAAGGAAGATTGCATGATTCCGAGGTTCTCCATGTGGAGGACGTGATGATCACGAATCCGGTGACGGTATTCTTGTCGCGGGGACTTGCCCACGGGGCTAAGGTGATGAAGCAGAACCGCGTAAACAGTCTGATGGTCACGGACAAGAACCGTGTGCTCAAGGGAATTGTGACGAAGGAGATGCTCGAAGAGCAGTATCGCAACGAAGACTTGTCCGTTCAGGAAATTATGCGGGCTGATATTCAGACGGTCCCGGTGGGAAGCGGCGTAACAGAGGCCGTCGAGATGATGAAGCAATACGGTTTAAGCAATATGCCTGTAGTTAACCCTGAAGGACAATTGGTCGGATTGGTAACAAATTCAAGCTTAGTGGACGCATTGTTGAAGCAGATGTAA
- a CDS encoding DUF6526 family protein, which produces MSGQEKGKFLRFDSRYHFVTVPLTIIVSVFSVIQLVDAIGDEKPLRLPLLILGISICLVFAVGLIRYYATKTQDRIIRIEEQFRHYRLTGKELNPKLTKSQIIALRNAGDSEFPSLCVRAVTEQLDPKAIREAIRQWREDQMRI; this is translated from the coding sequence GTGAGCGGACAAGAGAAGGGAAAATTTTTAAGATTTGACAGCAGATATCATTTTGTAACCGTACCTTTAACGATCATCGTGTCCGTGTTCTCGGTTATACAGTTGGTTGATGCCATCGGAGATGAGAAACCGTTGAGACTGCCTTTGTTGATTTTGGGAATCAGTATATGTCTGGTTTTCGCGGTAGGGCTGATTCGTTATTACGCCACGAAAACACAAGACCGGATTATCCGGATCGAGGAGCAGTTCCGTCATTACCGTTTAACGGGGAAAGAATTGAATCCAAAGCTAACGAAATCACAGATCATCGCCCTGCGTAATGCCGGAGATTCGGAATTCCCGTCTCTGTGCGTACGCGCGGTAACGGAACAATTGGATCCGAAAGCGATTCGCGAAGCCATCCGGCAATGGCGGGAAGATCAGATGAGAATTTAA
- a CDS encoding ParM/StbA family protein, whose translation MNYHFFVGNDNGNSEHDMIIDGRLVQQPNVNCTVDELPWSEEQTPESFIRNLQEQLVVTVDSPAARPGMYYVGTFALESGEILDNLQIGIDLKCDMDLPVVNTLAQIAAVAVQKAYEEDKKVPDHIEVEVDMATALPVTQHTDETSAKFEKRFTSGTHHVTVHLGIHRVAVKIVFPFAKVVPEATPVIFALQKDTAGHWREGEIFKEFAEQYGLDKKFNGNYFKDKRILHVDIGDGSTEYPITEGNKFLRQFVHGSHHGAGYAIEEALGDFNRLIHLPDSPRQFFSDVIKNPKHKYNARALKTLKRPMESQSRQIVQNVKRQLTKARNEIDLICVYGGGSILMRSMLYPQLEELCVEREIQLLYIPADYAVQLNALGLDSFVRGKIYEALKNKATLPQPVQA comes from the coding sequence TTGTACGGTGGACGAGCTTCCGTGGAGCGAAGAACAGACACCCGAGAGTTTTATCCGAAACCTGCAGGAACAATTGGTCGTGACCGTCGATTCTCCGGCAGCCCGTCCGGGTATGTATTATGTCGGTACTTTTGCATTAGAAAGCGGAGAGATTCTGGATAACTTGCAGATCGGCATTGATCTGAAATGTGATATGGATTTACCGGTTGTGAACACCCTGGCCCAGATCGCGGCCGTAGCGGTGCAGAAGGCATATGAGGAAGACAAGAAGGTGCCGGATCATATCGAAGTGGAAGTGGACATGGCGACAGCGTTGCCTGTAACCCAACACACGGACGAAACTTCGGCGAAATTCGAGAAGCGGTTCACGTCCGGCACACATCATGTGACGGTACACCTCGGCATCCATCGGGTAGCGGTGAAGATTGTATTCCCGTTTGCCAAAGTGGTGCCGGAAGCGACTCCTGTGATCTTTGCATTACAGAAAGATACCGCAGGTCATTGGAGAGAAGGCGAAATCTTTAAGGAGTTCGCGGAACAGTACGGGTTGGACAAGAAGTTTAACGGTAACTACTTCAAGGACAAGCGCATTCTGCATGTGGATATCGGCGACGGCTCGACAGAGTATCCGATTACGGAAGGCAATAAATTCCTGCGTCAATTCGTGCACGGCAGCCACCACGGGGCAGGTTACGCGATTGAAGAAGCGCTGGGTGATTTCAACCGTTTGATCCATCTGCCGGACAGCCCGCGCCAGTTCTTCAGCGATGTCATCAAGAATCCGAAGCACAAGTACAACGCGCGCGCGTTAAAGACGTTGAAGAGACCGATGGAAAGCCAATCCCGGCAAATTGTGCAAAATGTGAAACGTCAGCTCACCAAAGCCCGCAACGAGATCGATCTGATCTGCGTTTACGGCGGCGGCAGCATCCTCATGCGGTCCATGTTGTATCCGCAGCTGGAAGAGCTTTGTGTGGAGCGCGAGATCCAATTGCTCTACATTCCGGCCGATTACGCGGTGCAATTGAATGCGTTGGGGCTGGACTCCTTCGTCCGCGGCAAGATCTATGAAGCATTGAAAAATAAAGCGACGCTGCCGCAGCCCGTTCAAGCGTAA
- a CDS encoding glycine betaine ABC transporter substrate-binding protein, with translation MNLWEVIVGRQDEIIQATLEHIQISFIALLIAIVISIPLGLLLTRAPRLAGPVIGVTSLFQTIPSLALLGFMIPILGIGMAPAIVALTVYALLPILRNTYTGIMNVDKPIKEAGTGMGMTSLQVMFKVELPLALNVIMAGIRTATVMLIGVATLASLVGAGGLGDLIFRGISTVNTELILAGTIPAALLAIVFDYMLARMEQAVTPKGIRKGTKPSSKFRRGVELAFMAVLGVLLVFSLAKGLVGSGGSGENSVVVAGKNFSEQDILTHLMASLIEEKTDLDVVRKPFLGGSSVTHDAIVRGDVDVYAEYTGTGWTSVLQKKPIMGPPEKTYDAVKSAYEKEFGVTWLKPLGFNNTFAMAMGEERAKELGIETFTDLAKAAPQLVFGGTPEFLERSDGFQGLKKVYDMNFKAIKGLDIGLTFSAVSEGTTDVLSANSTDGRIAKFNLKVLKDDKQFFPPYFVAPIIRQDTLEKHPELAEVLDLLANKIDDRTMAELNGKVDLDGQDARKVAEDWLKKAGLIS, from the coding sequence ATGAATCTTTGGGAAGTCATTGTAGGTAGACAAGATGAGATTATTCAAGCTACCTTGGAACATATTCAAATTTCATTTATCGCCTTGCTGATCGCGATAGTAATTTCGATTCCGCTTGGCCTTTTATTGACGCGGGCGCCTAGATTGGCAGGTCCGGTCATCGGGGTAACTTCGTTATTCCAAACCATTCCAAGCTTGGCTTTGCTGGGTTTTATGATCCCGATACTGGGCATCGGTATGGCTCCTGCGATTGTGGCGCTTACCGTGTATGCGCTGTTACCGATTCTGAGAAACACGTATACGGGAATTATGAACGTGGACAAGCCGATTAAAGAAGCGGGAACCGGTATGGGGATGACGAGCTTGCAAGTCATGTTTAAAGTGGAGCTTCCGCTGGCGTTAAACGTCATTATGGCGGGCATCCGAACGGCTACCGTCATGCTGATCGGCGTCGCTACGCTTGCTTCGCTGGTAGGGGCCGGAGGCTTAGGGGATCTGATTTTCCGCGGAATCTCCACCGTTAATACGGAGCTGATCCTGGCGGGTACGATTCCGGCGGCCCTGCTTGCGATCGTATTCGATTATATGCTGGCCCGGATGGAGCAAGCGGTCACGCCTAAAGGCATTCGTAAAGGCACGAAGCCTTCCTCGAAATTCCGCAGAGGCGTTGAGCTGGCTTTTATGGCTGTGTTGGGCGTGCTGTTGGTGTTCAGTTTAGCCAAGGGGCTAGTCGGAAGCGGCGGTTCCGGAGAAAATTCGGTTGTCGTTGCAGGCAAAAACTTCTCTGAGCAAGACATTCTGACGCATCTCATGGCATCCCTCATCGAAGAGAAGACCGACCTGGACGTCGTGCGGAAGCCGTTTCTCGGCGGTTCTTCCGTAACCCATGACGCCATTGTAAGAGGCGATGTGGATGTGTATGCGGAGTACACAGGTACAGGATGGACCTCTGTTCTCCAGAAGAAGCCGATTATGGGACCTCCGGAGAAGACATACGATGCGGTAAAATCCGCATATGAGAAAGAATTCGGGGTTACATGGCTGAAGCCGTTAGGGTTCAATAATACCTTTGCGATGGCAATGGGAGAGGAACGAGCCAAGGAGCTGGGAATCGAAACCTTCACGGATTTGGCGAAGGCTGCACCGCAGCTGGTGTTCGGAGGTACACCCGAGTTTCTGGAGCGTTCCGACGGTTTCCAGGGCTTAAAGAAAGTTTACGATATGAACTTCAAGGCAATCAAGGGGCTGGATATCGGTCTCACCTTCAGCGCTGTTTCAGAAGGGACGACGGATGTGCTAAGCGCGAATTCCACCGACGGGCGTATTGCGAAGTTTAATTTAAAAGTTCTGAAGGATGATAAGCAGTTCTTCCCTCCATACTTTGTGGCTCCGATTATTCGTCAGGATACACTTGAGAAACATCCCGAATTGGCGGAGGTTCTTGATCTGTTGGCGAATAAGATCGATGACCGGACCATGGCGGAGTTGAACGGAAAAGTGGATCTGGATGGTCAGGATGCGCGGAAAGTAGCTGAGGATTGGTTGAAAAAAGCAGGCTTGATCTCCTAG